A region of the Chroicocephalus ridibundus chromosome 1, bChrRid1.1, whole genome shotgun sequence genome:
TTTATCAGGACAGCACAGTGTTGCACAGGGCTGTTAGAGGTGATCCTGCAAGAGACACAGAACAAAAGTGAGACTGAGAGAAAATGCCGAGATTGTCTCCTGGAGGCgagcaagaaaaaacatctgaTTTTGAAGGGTGGAGCCCAGAGGAAGTGAAAGAACCCAGCCCCCAAGGGGCAGCTGTTACAAAACCAAATGTACACCAAAAAACTACCTGCCTGGGAGATTACACATCTAAGTAATTTTGCCATTGCAGAACCCAGATCAGAACCAAACACAGACACGATGCCCTGCAGTGTCAGTGATATCCACCGGCATGAGAACAACAGCGCTGAGAGTTTCACGAAAAGATGATTGCCTCCAAGGGCCTTGTAAGAACAGAAAGCTGGGTAACTAAGCCAAGTGCTTCGAGTGCTGACCTGCGACAGTGAGATCTCGGGCAAGTTTCCTTGCTGCAGAAGTGTTAGAGACTAACACATTGTGTTAACTGCCATAAAAAGGAAAGGGCCAGGAAAGTCACCGGACCAAATCATAATGGTTTTTCTCATGCAGAATGCTGAGTTTTGTCCAAATGAAGACTGAGCCAAAATTAAAGTTCTGACTTGGGttggcagcagcaaagcagcaaaggTCTAGGTCCTCCCACCTAGTGACACCAGCGCTTGGCAGAATGCGTGCGAGGTGGCTAAACCCTATAAAGCCAAGATGGACCATATGCTTTTCTGACTGAGCAACTGTGTGGGCAGTGCAGGTGAATAATCCTTGGTCCGAGCAGCTGGAGGGAAGTAGAGAGTGAGATACTAACATTAGTTCTGCTTTCCACATGTAGGTGCCTTTACAAGGTGCAGTGCAGCAAAAAGTAGGCTCTTTCAGGTTCAGTGCTGTACAGGTGATGACAAGAAGAAAATCTACCCAGGAAGAAAGCTCCTGAGATCTGGTGCACAAACTCTGGGTGTTGCAGAACACCAGGCAATCTGAATTAGCactgatgtttttaaaacagcattaaacTCACTTGGTGCCATTGAATATAGAGCCATCTTCCCAAATCCAGACAGAGCCTGTGCTGTTCCTCAGTCCAATCCAGAAACATTCCGTCTGAATACTCTTGAACAGGTCCTAGAAATGGTGATGAATTACAAAATGACCAATGAAAGCCAGCCTGAAAATGGAGGCAAGGGTAAGTAAAGAGACCAGAGAGCAAGACAGATCTGCTCGCCCGAATGTTCCTTAGTGGCTGACAATGCTGCTTCTCCACACCTTCGAATCGGGAAGATCAGCCCTGCAGAACATGCCTGGAGTAAAGACTATGTGTGTGTACACTCACAAGGAAGTCAGCGTGCTTTCAGGGGTCCTGGGCAGCTTCTTCCAAGGACATTTCTCAGAGCGATATGTGTGAACCAACTGGACCCCAGCCTCCTGGAGTTTCCTACACAGAGCTTTATGTAGAAACGTGtgctattaatattaatattaatgctCTGCCACACAGCTAACTAGCAAGCTAATACAAAGTATTAACAATTAAAGGTAAAATCAGGTCAGGGCAGAAAGCGTAGGCACCAACAGACGTGTGTAAAGAGCCCAGGACCAAAGCTCATTACATTTTATATAAACTTTCCTGCTTATGTGCTTTCAATGTTCACTTCCTTTTGCCTAACCTTTAACACTTATCGTTAAAAGGCGAAGCCTGCAACAGAAACTCAACCCTGAAGTaaatccccctcccccaaaaaaagacaaagacaagagAGAAATTTGTCTTGTCCACATTTGTAATGAAACCCAACGAAAACAGCCTTTCAGGTAGTTTGGCTGGGCTCCATCCTTGTCTCCTGCTGGCATGAACAATGCTTCAGAGCAGTGTCTTCACACAGAAGCATTGACAAAGCTGGCTTGGTCAAGTGGTGGGAATAGGAGTAGCTTGAGGAATGCCTGAGTGTTGCTGGTGGTTTGGAGGGGACTGTGCTTCCCTGACAGGTGAAGGGAGGTTGGACAGTCACAGCCTTTGCAGCACAGGGCATGTACAGCTGGGAAAGTCTTGTTTATGCGGGGAAGTCTGAGCAGGGACAATGGGTAACACTCTAGTAGCAGAGACAATAGGAGGAAAGCAGCCAGACCAGGGAGGCTTTCTTCTTGCAAAGAAAGGGGTAATCTGGGGAAGATGAGTATTTTCCAAGGAATCAGGATTTGCCTAAGAAAGTGTGACAGCCTGGTAGATGCTCCCAGCCAAGCAGAGACCTGGCTTTATAAGCCCCCACAGAACATCATACAATGCAACTTCTGTCCAGGCACTGGAAGCTGTCCACGTTCATTGGGCCTCAGCTAATAGGCCCTGGCTTGCACAAAACCAAATCAAGTACTTCTGCTCTAATTAGGCAGACGTGCCTCACCTCCTTAGTGATCAGCTCTACCAGTTCCTTTAGTGGTCACACATGCCTCTGCCCCCAGTGAGCACCTGCTAGAAAATGAGCAGTGAAACAGAGGGTTCCTGATTTCACCAGCACAGCTGAGGTTTTTTGGCAGAGAGAGGAAGTAAGCATTGAAAACAGACTGAGAAAGAAATATCTGTGCGTGAACACAAGGGTCACTGAGCGGGAGGAGCTGGGGTGGTTGCTGGGCGGAGAGCTATCGCTTTTGCAAAGGAAGCGTTTCTGAAGAGTAGGGACATATTCGCTTGTAGGCAATGAGTACAGAGAATGCACGGTGCCACTTTTCCTGTGAGCATTCGTATCAGCTTTGTCGGGGCTAGGAGGGGAGGTGGAGAGGGGCAGTGGAGAAGGCTGTCTCCTAGCATCCTTCATAGGTTGATTCTGAGGGACCCTGAGGGACCctcacctctcccttctcccctttgtttctttgcctgctgggaacttcTATGGTGTACACTGAAACTGGAAGTGCACTATTATGTCACAGTCATAAATCCTTCCTCTCCTTTAAAGTCAAAGTATTGCCAAAGTGACAGCACTGCTTGGATGTTAGTCACTGAGGAGGTATCTGCAAGGAAATGGAAGATCCTCAAAGAATAAGAAAACCATTACCATTTCTCTGGTATCGCTGATCACCAGGAGATGAGCTCCCTGCTCCGAGCAGGATTGCTGGCTGGAATGCCAGTCCTTCTTCTCCTTGGAGAAGGAGTAGCAGCTCCCTCTGTAGGCCACCCACTGCTCAGGGCAGCGTGGTTGGGAGTCACCTGTAAAGGAATCAAAATACCAGCTTTTCTCTACCATTAACCGACTGAAAGACACTTGTTGTCAATGACTTGCTGAAAAGCAACTCTTCTGGAGAGCTGCAATGGAGAAAGCACAATTCAGAATAAGCATCTAAAAATAACAACGCATGAGCACTGAACTTCAGAATCTCTGTGCAATTTCCAAGTCTTCGTACAAAAGTCACATGCACTCTGATGCTGGTGCAACACCCTgcccccactcccccacccccccagtttcCTCTGAACTACTCAGGTACCTGAGAACCAAAATTGGCTATCTGAAAGCAGATAACATTTTGGGTGTgcaaacagtaaaggaaaaaactACATCATTCTGTGGGTATGGTATCTCACACATCAGGTGAATGGATTTTAAGCAGCAAACAGTAGGCTTTCCCACATGGTCTGTCACCTTCTGTATGCATGCAAGAGTGTTATAGACCTTGCATATTTGTTCTACAGTTTACCACTACAATTATGTCAGACAAGTCTACAAAAACCTTTCAGTATGTTTCACTGCTTTTTGCCACAGGATCTGAAAGGCGTTGCTTGGGGTCTGCACAAGGGATGTATTCTTCGAAACATTCTGGATAGGCAGGGAGTACTTAAGGCTGGTAGAAACCTAGAACAGCTTCTGGTTTAACCTTATACGATGTAGTTCAGGATCTGAGCTCCCGTGCTTAGATGAGTCTCTGATCCTTTGCTGTTGGATGCTCACCCTCAGCACCCCTTTGTGTACTTACTAATCTTCCAAATCAAAGCAATCGCTAGGAGCATGCTCAGTATCCCAAAGCCTATAGCCAAGCCTCGCACAACTGCTGGCCACAGACAGGGAGCtgtaagagagaaaagaaaccatAGTGAACAGGAGCCACATGAAAACTAATGGTGGTTTTAGGCAGTTTGCTTGTGTCATGGGCATTTCCAAAAGGAACTGAACTATTTCAAGCATCCCATTCTGGCTACACTCTGCATATGGCTGCTGTcactgtccctgcccagccttcCCAGGGCCTCCCCGCACCCCTGCCCACTAGCCCAGGACCCCACATCAGCTTGGCCCAATGCCATCAGTCCCTGCCTGAGCTTCCCATGAGGTGTATCTGTCTCCAGGTCAAccacagctctgcccctgcctggCCACAGACGCCAGGAGAGGAAGCACCTGCCCCAAGTCAGCCAGAGCCCCCCAGGCACCATGTGGCACCCTGTGCTGGCAGGAGCCTCCCAGCAAACCTGTTCCTACCTCAGCATTGAAGCTTGGTGTGGAAACAGAGACCTGCACTGCCACTGCCACCATGTTCCAtctcaaatacaaaaagaaacGCAAGGCCTTtcccccagctctttcagcaacAGTGACAGGTTTAACCTCAGCATCCTGTTCACAGGCTTAGATACACTGTCATGTTACATCTTCCCAGGACACTCCCAAGTCAGTCGTACACTCTCATCTGCTTCTCCTGTGGATGGGAGCCTTGAAGACCTTGGGATGCCCCTCCACACTTTCACCACCACCATCCGCTGTTCTCTTGCTGCCAGGGGCAGAGGGTGACTCTTTGGGGCAGTCTCCACGGTACCGCAGCCCAGCTTCCTTTCAAAGGGTGGTGCAGGACTGCCATGTAGAGATCTGCTCATGTACAGCACAACATGTTAACTTCCAGGCTACACCTTGTTTTCCCATTGTCatctcctggagctgggggcaTTCACTTTCCATAAGATGTTTGAAATCTCAGCACTAAAATCTCCTCTCTCCCTGGTTGAGGAGAGAATGACACTTACTGCCACGGATGAGCTccgggggaggaaagggggggttGGGTTGCTTGTTTTATTAATCTCAGTATGACAGCTGCATAGACAATAGGACTTTCTAAGAAGCACTAAACGTGCAGCTAGCAGTTACTGATGCGGAGGAACCTTGGATTTCCCCGTGcgtctcccttctccctcctgctcttGTGGTGCTCCAGAGACTTCTACCCAAATCCAGCAGCAAAGTCCATGAAGGAGGTCATGAAATCTGAGGTGACTCTCTCTCGGTCATATCGCAAGACTCAAAGAAACATATCAGTACTCCCTAAAAAGGCTAGGAGTCTAAGGAATAagatggagggaggggaaggctaGCTTTAACCACAGACACCACCACAGCAAGTACATCAAAAACTTGGTAGAAGAAGGGCTATGAGTAGGATGTCATAGCAATAGAATACAAAATACACAGGGAAGTAAAGTAAGCTCAAATAAAAAGTCATGTAATGCTCAAGTAAAATTACAGTCAAATTAGGTTAAATAACTAACTGCATTAAGAGGCAACAGTAACAGCAACCCCGCAGACCAGGCAAATACTACTAAATGCATTTGATCGGAATTATATGCCAGACAAGGATGGTGACAGCACTCATGAACTGGCAAAAAGAACCAGAGCAACCATGAGGGAAGCACAGTGACAACAAGAAGCATCAATTAATTGTACTAAATAAAGCAAATGCCGTGCCAGGGCATGATGCTGAGACTGAATGCTTAGACTCCGTCAATAGGCACCTTGTGGAGCGGCGAGCCGGGAAACACAGAAAGGGAAGCAGCTCGTGACTGCCCTGAGCTGTGCTCAGGCCACCCAGCTCACCGTGGCTCCATCCAGCAGCTTCTCTGTCGCAGTGAGTGCAAATGCACTGAGATTCAACGGagccaaaacccaacaacaacaacaagaacaaaaaaaggcacCGTGGTATAATAATTTCAGAATGGGAAACTACAGGAAAACgaggaagagagaaattaaaagggatggctaaaagaacaaaatatttgtaagcaagaggggagacttaggATCTCTCAGCAGAGGCTGAAAACAAATGCACATCACGTATCAAGAATATTGTGGGAAGGATGAAAAAGCCAGCACtaaaacagaaagggaagagacTTAAAAACAAGAATGCATCCTTTAAGCATTGGAAGCTTTACCCAAATACATAAAGTAGACCagatcaaaaaattaaaaattaatttattttgatctTAGTGCCATTTGCAGGCTCACTAGTTTTAAAACCAGTTTCTGGTTTATAGTAATATATTTAGACCTGCGGTTTTGGCTAAAAGAAGTTTCTAAGGTAACGAGGGAGAGCATGAGGGAGCTTCGTTGTAAGCATCATTCTTCGGTAGAAAGATCTTTCCTAAGGTAAAGGTTTCGGCGTGTTTCCTGAAGCTTCCAGGATCTAGCTGCCCCACTTGTAGTTAAAAAATaccaacatttatttatttttttaatcattattaaagaacaaaaccccatctattttcagttacaaaatacagaaaaactttTCAGTTACAAGCTACTCCTCAGCTTCATGCAAGAAGACAGTGGGAGAACTGAAGGACTTGAACTGGGTAGCTGTTCTCTCTACTTGCTCTCTATTCCTCTTGGTAAGGTCACCTTGGGTTTTGCCATCAGATTAAGCCTCAAGAAAACGGAGTCACAAGACCGAGGTTAAGGGTAGGGTGGAGCTTCTTTGCAGATTACAACTGAAAAACAAGTAAATGGGGATACATATCTGTTGAAACGTAGTTCTTTGTTCTGAGATCGCACTTCTGAGAAACCGAGGATttacacttctgttttccttcttctcttgcCTCTCAAAGGAGCTATCTCCTGCAGCTTCCAGATCACTGTTCCTTATTTTAGGGAAAACTACTTCCAGGGCAAGGCAACTGGGATGACAGTCAGTGAAATGGTTAATTCTTAAAGTCAGTACATCTGAGCTGGTGCCTCCTGGCAATAAGTAGAGCAGTTCACCCTCTATTGTTTCAAACCAATTGCAGAAAAAAGGAACTGACTCTACTCAGCATTAAAACAAAATCCCAGGGCACTTCTATAGCCAGAGCAGTGGGAGAGTTCACTTCAGCTCTTAAAATCTAAAAAGTATGCCATTAGataatttggggagaaaaaaagagaatgaaggGGGCAAGTCATATTGCAGCGGTCAAGGTGAATTCGAGTTTTACTTGAACTGCAGTGATCAACCCACggaaggggaataaaaattttcaaaaatcagcatttttatccCTTGCAAGAGGAAGTCTATGCAGTTCCCCCTTTTTAAAACAGGTTCAAGGGTTTGTGCTTGATCTTTAGCCCCTGAAGTACATGTGAAGCTCTTGTAGAACAGCAAAGGAGAACTACCTGAGATGAGTTTGAAACAGAGGAGGGAAATCTGAATGGAGCATCTGGAACTATTTCCATGTAGTTGTCTGAGGAACTGTGAAAGAGACTCCacaagggaaaggagaagtggACTGGTGAATATTTAAGATAAATATGCAATGTTACAACTTTCTAGTATAAAAAACACCCACTTAGGTCTCTCAGTGCTCCAGAGAAATGACTGTGATACACTGCATTTGTCCGCAAGCAATGCGACCCAATATTTTTAGATTTGGGAGTCCAGATTCAGTTCAAAAACTGAAAGCTGTTAGCATTTTATAATTCAACTCTTCTAGGACAATCTGAAGAATGTCATTGCGCTGTCCCAGATAGCTCCCCTCAGCTCCTGCCTACGTCAGTATGGGAGCAGCATGACTACCTAGGATTTCAGGAATGAGGAGCCTGTCCTTGGCTATGGCACAGACCTGGTTACTTGCTGTTACTACAAGCATCCAAGCATGCTAACACTGTCTTAAGTGATGGGTGGACTGACATTTCAGTAGTGTGGCATATCTAAGGCTCTctggaagacagagagaagacaACCAGGGCAAGTCTTCATTTTCAAGCCATCCATGAGAGCCAAAACTGGTTGGTTTGACCAGAGGACTGACATATAGGCCTGTTTTATACCTGTGATACTGCGTCACAGAGAGGACTTGGTAGCAAGGGTGTGCACgtgaaaacagagatgaaataCGTGAGAGCATATCTCTCAAAAGTGATGGAGAGTTGAAAATAAAGATCTTCTAAAGAAAGGTACTTAAACTGCGCTCCATAGGGACTGCTCACATGCAGAAGAGAGATGGGAAATAATCAAATAATATGCACAGAAAGCGTGTTCAAAGATCAGCTTCCTCATTTTGGGCCTCTGACTTTAGCTTTAAAAGATGAGACAACATAAAGGAATTTGTGGAGGaggaatattaaaaagaaaattgcaaacaCCTCAAGAGGGTGTGAACGCAAATGGCAGGGAATGAAGGGATGTCCCTGTGTTTTCTGATGCAACAGAAAACATCGTTTCTGATGAAAACGCCTGCAAAAGCAAGACTGCTTTCCAAGCAGATGGAGTGTGGTTACCAGACAGGAATTTGGGGGGTTCCGTGCTGGCTTTGTTTCCGTAGTGCAGCAAGTGACCAGGCAGCAGTAACAAACACAGATATATGCAGTTATTCCGATCAGGGCACAGAAATCTTGCATTGCAGAGCGACAGCCCCCTTTGCAGAACAGCTCTGAAAAACGCTAAAAGGTCAACCATTAGTGTTGCAGCCAATGCAGCATCACTCCTCTAAAGCACATGGGCGTTTAGAGGAAAAGCAATCAAATCATGGGAAGGAGACACTTATAAGGAATGATCATGAATGCAAAATCTCCCTCTTCTAAGCTGGCATTTCTCAACTAAGCAGACAGAGAAATTGC
Encoded here:
- the LOC134525601 gene encoding killer cell lectin-like receptor subfamily G member 1; amino-acid sequence: MEGSRSETSAAEASEEIIYTSVKFSQDPPPRAKSGQERRAPCLWPAVVRGLAIGFGILSMLLAIALIWKISDSQPRCPEQWVAYRGSCYSFSKEKKDWHSSQQSCSEQGAHLLVISDTREMDLFKSIQTECFWIGLRNSTGSVWIWEDGSIFNGTKITSNSPVQHCAVLIKGHFQASSCEYAAPWICEKSLR